The nucleotide sequence TGACCAAAACCGCGAGGCTCGGTGTTGCCGTTATGGTACGGCGTGGTTTCCTGCTCTTCGGTGCCCCAGTTGTGGGTCAGTTCAAGGACTGCTTCCCGACCAAAGGCATAACGGGCATTGGCTTCATTATCGGTGGGAACATTGGTGCCTTCCGGAACATATGCCAGGAAGAACAAGGAAAACTTCCACTCTGCAAAATCAAGCTTTCGTACCAGTGTCATCCCTAAAACGCGGGTATAGAAATCCAACGAAGCTTTAGGGTCTTTGATCCTAAGCATGGTGTGGTTGAAAACGTATTGCTGTGTTTCTTTGTCGGGGCTTGCGCACACCCCAGGGATGTTTGACATGGAATTCTCCTAACCGTGGTCTATTCATAACACGCTTTTGACAACAGTTCAAAAAGGCATTTGGTAGAGGGTAAATAGGTATAGATTGTTTCCCCTCTGGAACATCGTTAAAATGGACTTATGTTCCACCGACTTTTAAAGACCTGGGCCTTTCAGACCTTTCTTATTTTCGTTCTGTATTATCTGACAGGACGACTGGGGCTTTTGCTGGCTTTGCCACCGGGTTATGCGTCATTGGTTTGGCCCCCATTTGGTATCAGTATCGCAGCGCTGTTGCTTTTTGGAGTCAACCGCTGGCCCGGGGTTCTGATTGGCGCCTTTCTGGTCAATGCCCGCCACCTGGAAAGTATTTCAAATCTGCTGCTGCCACTGGGGATTTCAGCAGGAAACACGCTTTCAGTCATCATCGCCGCTCTGCTAATCCGACGTTTTCTCCATTTCCCAAAACGCTTCTATCTTGAACGCGAAGTGATTCTGTTCCTGTTCTTATCCGGGCCCGTTGCGGCTTTGTTCAGCGCCGGCTGGGGTGTCGGACTGCTGTATTTCAACGACCTGTTGTCGCAGAAAAATATTCTGATGAACTGGATTCACTGGTTCGTCGGCGATGCCATTGGGGGCCTGATCTTTGCTCCGCTGGCTTTGATGTTTTCAACCCAGTCGCGCCGCTACTGGCTTAAATCTGTCACCAAAGTTCTGGTGCCGGTGTGCGTGGCGTTTGCGCTGATTCTGTCTGCCTCTCAGTACCTGACCCACTCGGAGCAGGAAAAGCAGGCTGGCGAATTCACGCGCAAGGCCGAGTTCACGTTCAATGTTCTGGAAAAGGACTTTAACGGCAACATCGACATGCTGATTTCACTGAAGAGCTTTTTCGACAGCTCAACCACCGTGACCCGTCAGGAGTTCCGTGAATTTGCCACAACCCTGCATTCGCGCCGTCCCGAGGTTCAGGCACTGGCCTGGATTCCTTACGACCGCACCCAGCCTGAAAAATTTCGCATCGAATACATCGAACCCAGCGCACTGAACAGCAAGATCCTGGGTTATGACTTTGGCACTCATCCGGATCGCAATGCCCTGCTAAAAAAGGCACTGGATAAAAAACGCATCATCACCTCCAGCCCGCTGGAGCTGAATGAATTCAATCACCCGGCCCGCGGCATCTATCTGTTTCTGGCCATTGGCCGCCCTGAAGGAGTGCTGCTGGAGGTTTTGCGCCTGGATGGTATTCTGCGGGACCTGACCGATGTTCTGAATGATCCCAGCTATCGTGTTTTGATCGAAGACGTCACCAATACTTCAGCCCGTGAACTGATGGTCGACACCCTCACGGACACCGCAAACGACTTCCATGCGGACTTCAAATGGAGTTCCCATCTGGAGGTCGGCGACAGGCAGTGGGAAATCACGGTTCAACAGGACACGTCCCTGCGCCAGGGTTCGGCATTTAATGCCGCCGTGTTTTTGCTGACCTCGCTGATATTTGTGTTTTTGATCTGCGCCCTGCTGCTGACCATCGCCAACCGCATCATCACGGTGGAGGAAATCGTTGATGAAAAAACCCAGCACTTGATTGATCTGAATGTGCAGCTGAAAAAGGCGTCAGAAACAAAATCCGAGTTTCTGGCCAACATGAGCCACGAAATCCGCACTCCGCTGAACGTGATCGTCGGCATGTCTGACCTGCTGGAAGAATCCCCGCTGAATGATGATCAGAAGCACTATGTGGAGATTTCCAAAAAAGCCGGCCACAATCTTTTAAGCATCATCAACGACATTCTGGATATTTCAAAAATCGAAGCCGGCCTGGTGACACTTGAAAAAACCGAAGTTGATCTGCACAGTCTGGTGGCCGACATCACCGAGATGTTTGAACTGAAGGCCCGCGAAAAAAATCTGGAACTGACTGTTTATCTCAGCGAGGACACCCACAGTATTTTCATGGGTGACCCGACCCGCATCCGCCAGGTGCTTTCAAATCTGATCAGCAACTCTTTGAAGTTCACCACGGACGGTTCAATCCGGGTGGAGCTGATGAAGAACCAGACCGAACTGGACGGCAATCTGATTTTCCATGTCAGTGACACCGGCATTGGCATTCCGCGCGACAAGATCCCACAACTGTTCCAGCCGTTCACCCAAGCCGACTCAACTATCACCCGCAAGTTTGGCGGCACGGGTCTGGGGCTTTCTATCTCGAAACGACTGGTGAAGATGATGAATGGTGACATCACCATTGAAAGTGAACTGCACCGCGGAAGCCGTTTTTCATTCAGCCTGGAACTGCCTTGGCTGCGCGATGTGCAGGAAGAAATGCAAAGTCCGTCCGAAGACAGTGGCCCGGCATCCACCGGAACCCCAACGACGCTGGAACCTTTGTCCATTCTTATAGTGGATGACACCGATGACAACCGTCTGCTGATCAAGGCTTACTTGAAAAACACCCCTCACCAGATCACCGAGGCCAGCAACGGACGCCAGGCTTTGGAGCTGGCACAAAAGCAGCGCTTTGATCTTATATTGATGGATATGCAGATGCCGGTGATGGATGGTTTTACCGCCACCCAGAAGATCCGCAAGTGGGAACAAGAACACAAACAACCGCCTACGACTATCTGGGCACTCACCGCCTTTGCCTTGAAAAATGAAATTGATCGCAGTCTTTCCGTTGGTTGCAATTTGCATCTGATCAAACCCCTGCGTA is from Bdellovibrio bacteriovorus str. Tiberius and encodes:
- the gloA gene encoding lactoylglutathione lyase, with amino-acid sequence MSNIPGVCASPDKETQQYVFNHTMLRIKDPKASLDFYTRVLGMTLVRKLDFAEWKFSLFFLAYVPEGTNVPTDNEANARYAFGREAVLELTHNWGTEEQETTPYHNGNTEPRGFGHICISVPDIQQACARFESLGVNFQKRLGEGGMKNIAFVKDPDQYWIEVVQPGLL
- a CDS encoding ATP-binding protein; this encodes MFHRLLKTWAFQTFLIFVLYYLTGRLGLLLALPPGYASLVWPPFGISIAALLLFGVNRWPGVLIGAFLVNARHLESISNLLLPLGISAGNTLSVIIAALLIRRFLHFPKRFYLEREVILFLFLSGPVAALFSAGWGVGLLYFNDLLSQKNILMNWIHWFVGDAIGGLIFAPLALMFSTQSRRYWLKSVTKVLVPVCVAFALILSASQYLTHSEQEKQAGEFTRKAEFTFNVLEKDFNGNIDMLISLKSFFDSSTTVTRQEFREFATTLHSRRPEVQALAWIPYDRTQPEKFRIEYIEPSALNSKILGYDFGTHPDRNALLKKALDKKRIITSSPLELNEFNHPARGIYLFLAIGRPEGVLLEVLRLDGILRDLTDVLNDPSYRVLIEDVTNTSARELMVDTLTDTANDFHADFKWSSHLEVGDRQWEITVQQDTSLRQGSAFNAAVFLLTSLIFVFLICALLLTIANRIITVEEIVDEKTQHLIDLNVQLKKASETKSEFLANMSHEIRTPLNVIVGMSDLLEESPLNDDQKHYVEISKKAGHNLLSIINDILDISKIEAGLVTLEKTEVDLHSLVADITEMFELKAREKNLELTVYLSEDTHSIFMGDPTRIRQVLSNLISNSLKFTTDGSIRVELMKNQTELDGNLIFHVSDTGIGIPRDKIPQLFQPFTQADSTITRKFGGTGLGLSISKRLVKMMNGDITIESELHRGSRFSFSLELPWLRDVQEEMQSPSEDSGPASTGTPTTLEPLSILIVDDTDDNRLLIKAYLKNTPHQITEASNGRQALELAQKQRFDLILMDMQMPVMDGFTATQKIRKWEQEHKQPPTTIWALTAFALKNEIDRSLSVGCNLHLIKPLRKADLLNHIQKLSEERHQSR